In one Agrobacterium tumefaciens genomic region, the following are encoded:
- the ribB gene encoding 3,4-dihydroxy-2-butanone-4-phosphate synthase, translating into MAYDQKRVVDAIRAFEAGEIVVVTDDDDRENEGDLIISAVHCTAEKMAFIVRHTSGIVCAPMPREEAKRLNLNAMVAENDSAHTTAFTVSVDFKHGTTTGISADDRTLTVRNLANPNVGAADFTRPGHIFPLIAREGGVLMRSGHTEAAVDLCKLAGLSPIGVICELVNDDGTVTRGPQVTAFADKHQLKQVSVADLIAYRQRKETLVEMESSFTIETPFGPAKAQTYSLPWDRMQHMAVIFGDIRDGVDIPVRLHPENVADDVFGDRQPVRHYMQKIAEEGRGVIVYLREGSVGVGQVAGRRKSRDPDEAHAQARSRENEWLEIGLGAQILKDLGISSIKLLTTRERHYVGLEGFGIKISATDIC; encoded by the coding sequence ATGGCATATGATCAGAAACGTGTCGTCGACGCCATCCGCGCTTTCGAAGCCGGCGAGATCGTTGTCGTGACCGATGATGACGACCGGGAGAACGAAGGCGATCTGATTATTTCGGCGGTTCATTGCACCGCGGAAAAGATGGCCTTCATCGTTCGCCACACATCCGGCATCGTCTGCGCCCCCATGCCACGTGAGGAAGCCAAGCGGCTGAACCTCAATGCCATGGTTGCCGAAAACGACAGCGCCCATACGACCGCCTTTACCGTCAGCGTCGATTTCAAGCACGGTACCACAACCGGAATTTCGGCCGACGACCGCACGCTGACGGTGCGCAACCTCGCCAACCCCAATGTTGGCGCCGCCGATTTTACCCGGCCCGGCCATATCTTCCCGCTGATTGCCCGCGAAGGCGGCGTTCTGATGCGCTCCGGCCATACCGAAGCGGCCGTCGATCTCTGCAAGCTGGCGGGCCTGTCACCGATCGGCGTCATCTGCGAGCTCGTCAATGATGACGGCACCGTCACGCGCGGGCCGCAGGTCACAGCTTTTGCGGACAAACACCAGCTGAAGCAGGTTTCCGTCGCCGACCTCATCGCCTATCGCCAGCGCAAGGAAACGCTGGTGGAGATGGAATCTTCCTTCACCATCGAAACGCCCTTCGGACCGGCCAAGGCGCAGACCTATTCCCTGCCCTGGGACCGCATGCAGCACATGGCGGTGATTTTCGGCGATATCAGGGACGGTGTCGATATTCCCGTTCGCCTGCACCCGGAAAATGTCGCCGACGACGTGTTCGGCGACCGCCAGCCGGTGCGGCACTATATGCAGAAGATCGCCGAGGAAGGCAGAGGTGTCATCGTCTATCTGCGCGAAGGCTCCGTCGGTGTCGGCCAGGTGGCCGGACGGCGCAAGTCACGCGATCCGGACGAGGCGCATGCGCAGGCCCGTTCCCGCGAAAATGAGTGGCTGGAAATCGGCCTCGGCGCGCAGATCCTGAAGGACCTCGGCATCAGTTCGATCAAGCTGCTGACGACGCGCGAACGCCATTACGTCGGCCTCGAAGGTTTCGGCATCAAGATTTCGGCGACGGATATCTGCTGA